From one Methanobrevibacter woesei genomic stretch:
- a CDS encoding Ppx/GppA phosphatase family protein has product MLYGIVDIGSNTVRLNVYEMNDSNAKFLFSKKYALGLASYITKRKLNKTGQERLMNVVEDIKEDLTYLNVENFNFFATASIRNVKNSEEVVNKIYDELEIPVDVLSEDDEAKYSFLGSVSIMNKNNGVLIDVGGGSTEIVIYQDKKIKESYSLPLGSLTLYNSYVSSLVPNTEECLIIEQRIQFELEKAKIKPQYIKYMCGVGGSVRAVLKLMKDLKFVERGERIINPKTLSILRRELCNNDKQTYDKLIASKPARIHTLIPGLIIIQQICKFFNIEEIQVSKYGVREGYLNAKLGM; this is encoded by the coding sequence ATGTTATACGGAATTGTAGATATTGGTTCAAATACTGTCAGATTAAACGTATATGAAATGAATGACAGCAATGCAAAGTTCCTTTTTTCTAAAAAGTATGCATTGGGTTTGGCCAGTTACATTACAAAAAGAAAACTAAATAAAACTGGTCAGGAAAGGTTAATGAATGTTGTCGAAGATATCAAAGAAGATTTAACCTATTTAAATGTTGAAAACTTTAATTTCTTTGCAACCGCTTCCATAAGAAATGTTAAAAATTCTGAAGAAGTTGTAAATAAAATCTATGATGAACTTGAAATTCCTGTTGATGTACTATCTGAAGATGATGAGGCAAAATACAGCTTTTTAGGTTCAGTATCAATTATGAACAAAAACAATGGAGTTTTAATTGATGTTGGAGGAGGCAGTACAGAAATTGTAATCTACCAAGACAAGAAAATTAAAGAATCTTACAGCCTCCCTTTAGGTTCATTAACTTTATACAATTCTTATGTCAGCTCACTTGTTCCAAATACTGAAGAATGCCTAATTATTGAACAGAGAATCCAGTTTGAACTTGAAAAAGCTAAAATCAAACCACAATACATTAAGTATATGTGTGGTGTTGGAGGATCAGTAAGGGCTGTTCTCAAACTTATGAAAGACTTAAAGTTTGTAGAACGTGGCGAAAGAATAATTAACCCAAAAACCTTGAGTATTTTAAGAAGAGAACTTTGCAATAATGATAAACAGACTTATGATAAATTAATAGCTAGTAAACCAGCAAGAATTCACACATTAATTCCTGGTTTAATCATTATCCAGCAGATTTGTAAGTTCTTCAATATTGAAGAGATACAGGTCAGTAAGTATGGTGTTAGAGAAGGCTATTTAAATGCAAAATTAGGTATGTAA